One window of Canis lupus baileyi chromosome 21, mCanLup2.hap1, whole genome shotgun sequence genomic DNA carries:
- the LOC140613384 gene encoding olfactory receptor 4P4-like — protein MENQNNVTEFVFMGLWGNKQLELLFFFLFLLCYLAVLMGNFIILLTITCSHLIEHPMYYFLCHLSLMDLCYTSTVVPRLIRDLGAARKNISYNNCMTQLFTAHLLAGVEIFILVSMALDRYVAIVKPLHYMVIMNRRRCNLLIFMAWGVGFWHSVALLLMVLNLPFCGPNQIDHYICDVKPLLKLVCRDIRVVSILVIANSGMVVVVIFLVLVASYILILYNLRTHSSVGRLKALSTCSSHVMVVILFFVPCIYTYVLPAGSENKDKEISVFYTVIAPMLNPLIYTLRNMEMKIAMRKVWSKVAHSEFK, from the coding sequence ATGGAAAATCAGAACAATGTCACAGAATTTGTTTTCATGGGGCTATGGGGAAATAAGCAACTAGAActactgttctttttcttgttcctgcTCTGCTACCTGGCTGTCTTAATGGGAAACTTCATTATCTTACTCACGATCACCTGCAGCCATCTAATTGAACATCCGATGTACTATTTTCTCTGTCACCTTTCCCTCATGGACCTCTGCTACACCTCCACTGTGGTCCCCAGGCTAATCAGGGACTTAGGTGCAGCAAGAAAAAACATTTCCTATAACAACTGTATGACCCAGCTCTTCACTGCCCACTTGCTGGCAGGGGTGGAGATATTCATCTTGGTGTCCATGGCTTTAGACCGCTATGTTGCCATTGTCAAGCCCCTGCATTACATGGTCATCATGAACCGACGGAGGTGTAACCTGTTGATTTTTATGGCGTGGGGTGTGGGGTTTTGGCACTCTGTTGCTCTATTGCTCATGGTACTCAATTTACCTTTCTGTGGTCCTAATCAGATAGATCATTACATATGTGATGTGAAGCCTCTTTTGAAACTGGTATGCAGAGATATTCGTGTTGTTAGTATCTTAGTGATTGCAAACTCAGGAATGGTGGTGGTTGTCATTTTTCTTGTCCTGGTGGCTTCTTACATTCTCATATTATATAATCTTAGGACCCACTCCTCTGTAGGGAGACTCAAAGCTCTCTCCACCTGCAGCTCTCATGTAATGGTggtcattttattctttgtgccTTGTATCTATACTTATGTTCTACCTGCAGGGAGTGAGAACAAGGATAAGGAAATCTCTGTGTTTTACACTGTAATTGCTCCCATGCTGAATCCTCTCATCTATACCTTAAGAAACATGGAGATGAAAATCGCCATGCGGAAGGTGTGGTCTAAAGTGGCACATtcagaattcaaataa